The sequence below is a genomic window from Oreochromis niloticus isolate F11D_XX linkage group LG3, O_niloticus_UMD_NMBU, whole genome shotgun sequence.
AACATGCTGTACATAATTTGATATAAATGCGCAAGTAGGAAATCTATATTACTGGAAGATATAGGTTTCATATTACACTGTAATATGAAACCTATATCTTATTTATGCCGCATAAATAAGATATGCGTCTTTATAGATATCCTGAAATGCAGCAACATACAAAGTAATCTTGTCTAATCTGATAATAATACTTGACTGCATCACTGACCTATCCCAAAGTTAAGGTTAATCAGTAGCATGCATGACGTTAGCCAGCTAGCAACCTGAGGAGGGAAATGCTAGTCTCACGATTGCTAACGTTATCTGAAAACCGTCAATTGAGTGACCATGATGAGTTGCTTTTAGTAGTCCATTCTATATTCATATCCACAACGTAAACAAACTACCCAACATCAATCATTTGCAACATTTGTTAACACAGTATGAACACTGCTAACAGGAGCTATCACAGAGTTGACGGACATGAGCGTGCAAGCAAGGGCTACaataatgaactttttttattgttattatttaaacattgcCTTACCGGCAAGCGACGCCTGAGTTTCATCacgcttcctcttcttctttcttttctccgcTCCCGACTCCTGTTGCCGTTTCGAGGCCATGTTCAAACAGGTGTTTACCAATACCGAATTGAGGCATTATAGAACAGACCACTGGGAGTGGGGGGGGGGCACCAGGAGGAGACTGGAGACAGGGCACAAAGCAGATTCACCCCTTTTCTCgggaaaattgttttatgttgcttttgtattgtttaaccATATTAATGCATATGATATTTATAGTATTAAtatggtttactttttttttttttacgaccCTGATTTTTTTGGTGCCCTACCGGCCATTTGGTGCCCTACGCAGTGTGCGTTATGTGCGTTTGCGGAGCTACGGCGCTGGGATCTAGAAGGGtagcatggggtggcaagtgccaccctaaaatgatcccttgccaccccaagtgccaccccagttttgcatatgacagtgttgtttattaaaataagatagcattaacagtttgagcgtagttacagtcaacagtgaatataaatgctaaaactgaatatattgcatagtgtttgcatatgacagtgatacacctcctgctgtcaggcctgcaggtttatccctgtgctgttctcctctctcttttggtggacaaacttttttttcactggcacacatcatttgtggggcatcttattgcgacacctgattgttctctcattttggttttagtaatatttttaaatggttgtacaaaatgaaaaaaacggcaggtgtattggctgcatttttagataaatagttgtatatgtttacaaaatgtacaatttatatttgcatttcaagttataaaaatttactcaacatgtctgtgggttttttttacagtaagaaAATCCCTGAGGAAGTTATGTGGTTACAGTTACTCCAAGATAGTAACAATAGTAAATaactaagctaacatccatccatccatctatctatctggGGTCAGGTCGTCAGGGCAGCAGCctgagcagagaagcccagaccttccTTTCCCTAGCCACCCCTTCAAGCTTCTCTGGGGGAATaccaaggcattcccaagcCAGCCGAGCAATATAACTAAccaaactaaattaaataactgtTAAATAAGCTATTATGTATAGATTAACTTTGGATGACATGGTAAGAGCAAAAGCTAGTGatttaataataacataataatttgaaaaaaacGTTACAAATTCAGTGACTGTAACTGTAGAGATATCACAATCAATTTATTTCTAAGCACatataaaaatgacacagattgaccaaagtgctgtataaagtaaaaagtaaaactcTTCACCATTAAAAGCTAGGGAGTAAAGATGTGTTTTCATACGGGATTTAAACATGTCAAGTGTTAGAGAGACCCTAATTTGAAGAAGTAGACTGTTTCAAAGTTTAGGCACAGCAATCTCAAGGCCCggtctcctctgtgttttaAGCTGCTTCTAGGaagcagtaaaaaaatactactaggattttaagttctttgtgtgatttcagatcagtaatactaatgcagtatgtcagtgaaaaaaacaactaaattcagttgagctgaaaggaatgataccaaacaaggcaagggggaaaaatgaaatgaaaatgaaacaatttgagggtgaaatacaaacgtaaacgtaaagtcaaaaatggccggttgtatttcagacctcagtgggttaattacggtggccctgaagtgcaaaccacaaaaacaaatcacaaaacgcaaaaacaaattgaaaagcgcaacaacaaattgaaaagcgcaaaaacaaattcactaaacgcaaaaacaaattgaaaaacgcaaaacaaattgaaaagcgcaacaacaaattgaaaagcgcaacaacaaattcactaaacgcaaaaacaaattgaaaagcgcaaaaacaaattgaaaagcgcaacaacaaattcactaaacgcaaaaacaaattgaaaagcgcaacaacaaattcactaaacgcaaaaacaaattgaaaagcgcaaaacaaattgaaaagcgcaaaaacaaattgaaaagcgcaaaaacaaattgaaaagcgcaacaacaaattcactaaacgcaaaaacaaattgaaaagcgcaaaacaaattgaaaagcgcaaaaacaaattcactaaacgcaacaacaaattgaaaagcgcaacaacaaattgaaaagcgcaaaaacaaaagaagaatcacaaaaacaaattgagaaGCACAATTACATTAAGACAACCGGAAAGGGTAGGTACCAGTCGGCAACAGGAgacatcactgattggatgTCCGCGCTGTTCATCTTTGGAACCGGAAGTTACTCTGCCTGTAGCGCATTATTTTCAAACATGAACATTAGCGGTGACCCAAACATAGCTGTCACTATTCGAGAATATTTTTGATTCAGGACATACATACGAGGTGATACTGGATATGCTCAAGTGTAATCATGACATTTCAATTAGTATGCGTacactgaaaacacatttaaaagaatCTGGACTGTACAGACGAGGCAACTATTCTCCACTTCCTGAGGTGAGGCGTGCCATTTTGTCCGAGCTTCGAGGACCAGGACAATTGTTTGGATATCGGACCATGTGGCAAgttctcaaacaaaaacacaagctgCGTGTCAAGCGTGATGTAGTTATGAGGCTGTTGAGACAACTAAATCCTCAAGGAATCGCTTTGAGAACTCGAAGGAGGTTCACAAGACGCACGTATCACTCCATGGGGTCCAATTACATAATGGCATGTAGATGGCTATGATAAACTGAAACCCTGTCAGGATGTATAGATGGCTTTTCAAGAAGACTGATGTGGCTTGTGTGTGgagcaacaaacaacaaccCGGCTGTTATAGCGCACAATTATATAAACTGTGTAAAGAGTCTCGGTGTGATACCAATGAGATTACGAACAGACTTCGGGACTGAGAATGGGACTATGGCAGCAATACAGTGTACCCTCCGTCACGCGCACACGGACTATTATGCTGGATCGTCAAGCCACAGTTACGGATCATCTACTGGGAATCAGCGCATCGAGTCATGGTGGTCTTATTTCAGAAGAGGAAGGTGGGTACATTTGTGTCTGGTAGGTGTAAGCTACAGTGAAAGCTGAtcagattgttgtttttttacatgcatttaaGAAAATAGAGTAGCGTCCTGCTGGACGTGTTGAAAAGTTGGATGAGATAGACGTTAACAGCCGTCACTTTATTGCAGGAACTCAAAATGGTCATTGTCAGCTGTTGTGCCGAAATGAGCATGCTTGCCTAGATTTAACGACGccaatacaaaatgaaaaactcagACCAAACTCTCCACTCCTCACAATcaacacacagaacagagtGAAAAGAATACAGCATTTTTAACAAGAACATTACTGCAGGGTCGCTACAATATTTATGGAAAACTAATATGCATTACTTTGTTTGACATCCATTTGTGGCATGTTTTAAATGGGACCAAAATGTAACAAACCCTATAAAATGACCAAGAACAAAGCTAAATTGATTCTTAAATATTAATTATATACCCAGGTCTCAGTTTTGGATGGACTTTTTTGGAGACCTAAGAGACTCTGGAAACTTCAATGGAAGCCACGAACGCCAATGCTTGCTGAGATTCTGCTTCACAGGGGTTCTACAGAAAGACCTGGATGAATGCAAAGACCTCTGGAACAAACACAGGATCCGGCCAAGCAGACTTGCATCGTGTCCAGGGGGGATTCCAAACAAACTCTATCTCTTGCCTCACAGGTATTTGAGTTCTTAACAAAATTAACCTTTTGCATCAAACTAAATGCAAGGTGTTGTTATTGCTTAAGTTGGTTAATATATATTCATAATTTTACACATAAGTATGATAGAGCAGTTTATAACATGTCACCGCATGCGTTGATTTATATAGTTCCATATTGTCAGCAAAAAATCCTTCACTGTTCTATTTTCATTTTGCAGATATGGTTCAAGAGACTGTGGATTTGCTGTTGAGGAGAGGGAACTGGATGTGTTTCCCGAGGAGGGGCTACTGGTTGGATTGTGTGGTGATCCAAACATTGGGGAATATTTACAACAGGCTgtacaacaaaacacactgcaGCAGCCACAAGACTGGGAATCGACCACAGAACTGTATTTGGCCCTGAAGGACATAGCTGGGTTTTAGATACCAACTGAACTTCAGTTTGTAATGACATTTGTCAGAGTTACtctgacaaagacacacacggTGTCGAAACGTtagtttctttcctttttttgcaccTAATAAAACCTTTGGACTTGAGTGCTCCAgcccttctgtttttccttcattttttaatgttagtaGTGTTTCCTTTCCCTCTTGCTAAATTGAATATAATATTGTTCATAATATACAGCAACTGGCATggatttaaatattaacatttaaccacaaggaaacatttaaaattttctttaataaaaccaTTTACAAATAGTGTCCAGCATTTCTGTCACTTTTCCAACATACACAATattcagaaaaaacaactaaatgttTAACAATATGGAAGTTGCTTGTCACATAAATGTGTTAAGTAGTATGCCAACGGCAGCTGAACCTAACAGGGTAACTCAGTAACTGTAACTTGATGACCTTGCTGATTTAAGAACATCCAAATCCTGGAGCATTTTGAATTCCAAAGTCCATGTTGGCCTTAAAGATGCTGTATGAGTCACAGATGGGTAGCTTCAGAGTATTTGCACAGGTGTTTGCAACTGGAAAAGGCGAAACACTTAAAAACTGGATGCGTGGTGGTGGTGTCATTCCTGCCGGTGGAACTGCCGTCAGCCCTGTGGCAAACATCATCAAATCTTCCAGACACACTGCTGTTGCCTTCTCTGAAAGAAGAAAGTAAACACTGTAGTACATTACAGAAAATTTATTTCCTCACCTCTCCTTTCATAAAactataaacaaataaaaatggtcATTCAAACCTTCACAATCAAGGAGATAATCTGCCCAAAAGCCAAGTGTTAGGACCTCCTTATGCCGCTTGTTGCTTCCTGCTGGGCTGAGATCTGGTCTGAACATGCTCTCCAGTTCTGAAGCAGTCAGGGCCTTGGCAGAGAAGCATAGGAGTGGGGCCAGCACACTGGAATTTTGTTGCAGTGCACTTAAAAAATTCAGACTTTCCAGTCCATCTTTAAATCTGCAAAGGATAGACAAATAACTAATAATTGGTTTATAGCTATAACTATTGCAGTCTTCtaaattgtgtttaaatgtcTTTACCTACTAGATCTTTCATTATAAATTTGGACAGATTTCAAATGCATAGAATCACTcatacacaaaaacaattcaTAGCGCTCAGAAATTAACTGtgacagcaaaaaaagaagagctcATTGGGAttttagcatttaaaaaaaaaatagtgctttCACACTGGAATAAACAAGTGTGTCAAACAAGGGATCACCTCTTtttataaataactgaaaaattaaTCATGTTGCATGACTATGATTATTATGGGTCATTGTGAACAATAAATGTATACTAAATTAGAGTTCTAGTGTCAAAAGGTTAATAGCGTGCGACAGTGGCTCAGGAATTAACTAGTTGTTCATCAGATCACACGGATGCTACTGAATCAGTTTTTTCATATACATCTGAAGGTCTGAAAATGTCAGTGGCTGCTGTGATGAGCAACTGGCCATCCTGAATTTAAAAGGAGTAATGAGTTTACCGTTGAATGACACTTTGGTTTCTTTCAAGGATGTACCATCTGAGGTACTCCTCCACAAATGCTTGTTTCTCAAAAGGCTTGACGTTTCTGAGGCATCCAGCAGTTTGGAAGATTGTGCTGTTTTGCAAAATAAGATTATGCAAAGACTCCTCTGATTCAGCTTTCAGaacctataaaaaaaa
It includes:
- the LOC109197466 gene encoding uncharacterized protein LOC109197466; its protein translation is MWLVCGATNNNPAVIAHNYINCVKSLGVIPMRLRTDFGTENGTMAAIQCTLRHAHTDYYAGSSSHSYGSSTGNQRIESWWSYFRRGRSQFWMDFFGDLRDSGNFNGSHERQCLLRFCFTGVLQKDLDECKDLWNKHRIRPSRLASCPGGIPNKLYLLPHRYGSRDCGFAVEERELDVFPEEGLLVGLCGDPNIGEYLQQAVQQNTLQQPQDWESTTELYLALKDIAGF